A portion of the Fusobacterium nucleatum genome contains these proteins:
- a CDS encoding alanine racemase produces MNTSFYVSLDKNALYHNIEYLREYKQKELLPVIKANAYGHNYLLIAKALYDFNIKTWAAARFSEAITITEYMMNNFSINDFKILVFESLDDDYSFLEKYPQICPTINSIKDLKNALANNIPIDRLSLKIDFGFGRNGIKTEEVDELKNLIKFNSLKFLGIFSHLFSSTYTDGLEVIRKFTEVVNKLGKDNFEMVHLQNAAGIYNYNVEVVTHIRTGMLTYGLQEAGFYDHDLKPVFTGLIGYVDSVRYVNELDYVAYEDLTSISPKTKKIAKIKIGYGDGFPKANNKTTCLIKKKEYVISQVTMDNTFIEVDDRVNVGDKVHLYHRPNEMKTRTGLSMLEALIALSPLRVKRIFEGEEN; encoded by the coding sequence ATGAATACTTCTTTTTATGTTTCACTAGATAAAAATGCATTATACCATAATATTGAATATTTAAGAGAATACAAACAAAAGGAATTATTACCTGTTATAAAAGCTAATGCTTATGGACATAACTACCTTTTAATTGCAAAAGCACTATATGATTTTAATATCAAAACTTGGGCAGCAGCAAGATTTTCTGAGGCTATAACTATCACAGAATACATGATGAATAATTTTTCTATAAATGATTTTAAAATATTAGTTTTTGAATCACTTGATGATGATTATTCTTTTCTTGAAAAATATCCTCAAATTTGTCCTACTATCAATAGCATCAAAGATTTAAAAAATGCTTTAGCTAATAATATACCAATAGATAGATTATCTTTAAAAATTGATTTTGGTTTTGGTAGAAATGGGATTAAAACAGAAGAAGTTGATGAATTAAAAAATCTTATTAAATTTAATAGTTTAAAATTTTTAGGTATTTTTTCTCATCTATTTTCTTCAACATATACTGATGGTTTAGAAGTTATTAGAAAATTTACAGAAGTTGTTAATAAATTAGGTAAAGATAATTTTGAAATGGTACATCTTCAAAATGCAGCAGGAATTTATAACTATAATGTTGAAGTTGTAACTCATATAAGAACAGGAATGTTGACTTATGGTTTACAAGAAGCAGGTTTTTATGACCACGATTTAAAACCTGTTTTTACTGGACTTATTGGCTATGTAGATTCTGTTAGATATGTCAATGAATTAGATTATGTTGCCTATGAAGATTTAACTTCTATAAGTCCTAAAACTAAAAAAATTGCAAAAATTAAAATTGGTTATGGTGATGGCTTCCCAAAAGCTAATAATAAAACTACTTGTCTTATAAAAAAGAAAGAGTATGTTATTTCACAAGTTACTATGGATAATACTTTTATTGAAGTTGATGATAGAGTCAATGTTGGAGACAAAGTACATCTATACCATAGACCTAATGAAATGAAAACGAGAACAGGCTTAAGTATGTTAGAGGCTTTAATAGCTCTATCACCACTTAGAGTTAAAAGAATTTTTGAAGGAGAAGAGAATTAA
- a CDS encoding helix-turn-helix transcriptional regulator yields the protein MKDIRLLELYDRLLKNEDIDIKKYAEENKVNIRTAERDIKTIRNFLAKKNKTELIHNSKKKKYQLTYAEDSVNLTKSEILAVSKILLASRAFLKDEISLIVDKIVKQCSSEDDLKSIQNLLKNEKFHYVELQHKKSFIKHIWDFGDAIKNKKKLEISYKKMDGKIVKRIVNPVGLMFSEFYFYLLAHIENIDKEKHFNNKDDEYPTIYRIDRIEDFKILNEKFTPTLYTNRFQEGKFRKQVQFMTGGKLRKIKFIYKTNSIEALLDKIPTAKILEKNKDTYLISAQVFGNGIDRWILSQGNAIEVIEDN from the coding sequence ATGAAAGATATAAGACTACTTGAATTATATGATAGACTATTGAAAAATGAAGATATAGATATTAAAAAATATGCAGAAGAAAACAAAGTTAATATTAGAACTGCTGAAAGAGATATTAAAACTATTCGTAATTTTTTAGCTAAAAAAAATAAAACAGAACTTATACATAATTCAAAAAAGAAAAAATATCAATTAACTTATGCAGAAGATAGTGTAAATTTAACAAAAAGTGAAATTTTAGCTGTTTCAAAGATACTTTTGGCTAGTAGAGCATTTTTAAAAGATGAAATTTCTTTAATTGTAGATAAAATTGTAAAGCAATGTAGCTCAGAAGATGATTTAAAATCAATACAAAATTTATTAAAAAATGAGAAATTCCATTATGTAGAATTACAACATAAGAAGTCTTTTATCAAGCATATTTGGGATTTTGGGGATGCTATTAAAAATAAAAAGAAATTAGAAATATCATATAAAAAAATGGATGGAAAAATAGTAAAAAGAATAGTAAATCCTGTTGGACTTATGTTCTCTGAATTTTATTTTTATCTTTTAGCTCATATTGAAAATATTGATAAAGAAAAACATTTTAATAATAAAGATGACGAATATCCAACTATTTATAGAATTGATAGAATAGAAGATTTTAAAATTTTAAATGAAAAATTTACTCCTACCTTATATACAAATAGATTTCAAGAAGGAAAATTTAGAAAACAAGTACAGTTTATGACTGGTGGTAAGTTGAGAAAAATCAAATTTATTTATAAGACTAATTCAATAGAAGCATTGCTTGATAAAATTCCAACTGCAAAAATTTTAGAAAAAAATAAAGATACTTATTTAATTTCTGCACAAGTTTTTGGAAATGGTATTGATAGGTGGATATTAAGTCAAGGGAATGCTATTGAAGTTATTGAAGACAATTAA
- a CDS encoding autotransporter outer membrane beta-barrel domain-containing protein: MKIKRLIMMLLIVAATVSYADERTDTIKQIDKIIDNAITKAIESDKTNPYLKQSRIKAIKEQILSAIKKDLDEPGLSRLNIPEILPKIDKEIKKIGDGIGPKNNYRIIQETKEIIQPIEKTAYEGFLRVVDEQNRMNGVKSNYWEKGSVKAQRTHNGVDLVPIAHEVYPDSESKRELPDTASKVHRNSTAVADLAEKGIGAFSKEYYSQLPYQNSNQFYEKRFYFGAGNTVKDILFLNKEKFSSEVENAKKNKNERYFIEGEYKLVTTNATDTEKANSFGTEKQVNPLDITMKEYRTRIEGKSKAEISAFLKEKMAQKNIKNVIQEGENLYTVDAKGRKWRVDWKLEPVSIESGSKTEYKDSVFTTINYYSPFDDKSNTDNRGKLLYTKDGSIYAQDKNKYTNDVNLKLTETETKVETKIKKMLKLTKNKYGPFEGISKADFNAKRSEYTDPTKYDYYYDDDDERYYVSKITRISKEFEKTDTKNIEEFKKYAQNLVEENIDKEIKENVKVKKDVTKSLNDFIATAKERAEKGEAPRNQFDQYFYDKKNLSKEAFENKWVKPFKNPEYLKAKENYEKELAETRKKMNEVEPEYKKAIADESAAYDMPNRPSDFYGVADWQSKTEEQKKAYLSTLSPSGRKYVENWVKAYEKRVKLQTAYFELNALIADGTIAKKYGFWDNPAATAEQKKYVNLGGVDGLIKDLDLTRSIAGKNIEFRGVGRIEGTIDLGEGKNTLKIAEQITGQYGTNITLGPYAKLKNIDTVEVGGSLGLDNAQASISGRTSLRMDIDATKKNSEGHYYQHALKDSDPNIRFIKYGTTNMDSRNDFMIELLTSKITENEATIDMGRKIDYTWHDMKTGKDYDMTIPFVSDSIAHQLINNKKLSKNGTSLLELKTREELRRLNSDENAVYRSIRNANRLAILAPTLTTSNKRTTFNTVDDEKDAKKKRDLITYLKTKSGEELLNDLSQFNLSETEKKEALNLIKNLKESQDFKNLINKEKELKTKLDEINKLEKDSNYQKLHFQEIIGKIESDFSGLSNKVYSLYPNAKDLEKQFEIDLKREDTYTLVKKAVLLADRNPELKAKLDSIKNELKTKLNDTRELLKKDLATIKELKAKYPNSKFGDIEKTIETILSGDNLEKTVLSSRDYNKNSDLAALVSDFKKLVSDISLQLKEKENIVKALEENDASIEQPRYADYHRLKSKIFYTMREEEVLSELKNMLNQLSDRNIYSKLNKISKNEISTYTTIPFEVTHALTDKKNIARGGFISNRTVQDNFKGNIYTAYGLYETTANSNTKYGVLFGGANTKHNEVYQRNLTTVATESEIKGVSAYVGGYFNKPVINNLNWITGIGTQYGRYKVKREMRNNYQDLHSEGKVNTASLNTYSGFIINYPIQEDVFVQLKGLLAYTMVKQSKVNESGDLPLDINGKTYHYVDGEAGISFNKIFYGEDLKSSISAGAYGILGLSGYKNSNLEGKIDGSSSSFGIKGDKVKRDAIKIHLDYNVQTDVGYTYGLEGTYITNSKENNVKIGIKGGYVF; encoded by the coding sequence ATGAAAATAAAAAGATTAATAATGATGTTATTAATAGTAGCTGCCACAGTTTCTTATGCTGATGAAAGAACAGATACTATCAAACAAATTGATAAAATAATAGATAATGCTATAACTAAGGCAATAGAAAGCGATAAAACTAATCCTTATTTAAAACAAAGTAGGATAAAGGCCATTAAAGAACAAATATTATCTGCTATAAAAAAAGATTTAGATGAGCCAGGTTTAAGTCGTCTTAATATTCCAGAAATACTTCCAAAAATAGATAAAGAAATTAAAAAAATTGGAGATGGAATAGGACCTAAAAATAATTATAGAATAATTCAAGAAACTAAAGAAATTATACAACCAATAGAAAAAACAGCTTATGAAGGATTTTTAAGAGTAGTTGATGAACAAAATAGAATGAATGGTGTTAAATCAAATTATTGGGAAAAAGGAAGTGTAAAAGCTCAAAGAACACATAATGGAGTTGATTTAGTTCCTATTGCTCATGAAGTATATCCTGACTCTGAATCTAAAAGAGAGCTTCCAGATACAGCATCTAAAGTTCATAGAAATTCCACTGCTGTTGCTGATTTAGCTGAAAAAGGAATTGGTGCTTTTTCAAAAGAATATTATTCTCAGTTACCTTATCAAAATAGCAATCAATTCTATGAAAAGAGATTTTATTTTGGAGCAGGAAATACTGTAAAAGATATTTTATTCTTAAACAAAGAAAAATTTTCATCAGAAGTAGAAAATGCTAAAAAAAATAAAAATGAAAGATACTTTATAGAAGGTGAATATAAACTTGTAACAACTAATGCTACTGATACAGAAAAAGCTAATAGCTTTGGTACAGAAAAACAAGTAAACCCACTAGATATAACTATGAAAGAATATAGAACTAGAATAGAGGGAAAATCTAAGGCAGAAATTTCAGCTTTCTTAAAAGAAAAAATGGCACAAAAAAATATTAAAAATGTAATTCAAGAAGGAGAAAATTTATATACAGTTGATGCTAAAGGTAGAAAATGGAGAGTAGATTGGAAGTTAGAACCTGTATCTATTGAAAGTGGAAGTAAGACTGAATATAAAGATTCTGTCTTTACAACTATTAATTATTATAGTCCCTTTGATGATAAATCAAATACTGATAACAGAGGAAAATTATTATATACAAAAGATGGAAGTATCTATGCACAAGATAAAAATAAATATACTAATGATGTAAATTTAAAACTTACCGAAACTGAAACTAAAGTTGAAACTAAAATAAAAAAGATGCTTAAACTTACTAAAAATAAATATGGGCCTTTTGAAGGAATTTCAAAAGCTGATTTTAATGCTAAAAGAAGTGAATATACTGACCCTACAAAATATGATTACTATTATGATGATGATGATGAAAGGTATTATGTTAGTAAAATTACTAGAATATCTAAAGAATTTGAAAAAACTGATACTAAAAATATAGAAGAATTTAAAAAATATGCTCAAAATCTAGTTGAAGAAAATATTGACAAAGAAATTAAAGAAAATGTAAAAGTCAAAAAAGATGTAACAAAATCTTTAAATGATTTTATAGCAACAGCTAAGGAAAGAGCAGAAAAAGGGGAAGCTCCTCGTAACCAATTTGACCAATACTTTTATGACAAAAAGAATTTATCAAAAGAAGCTTTTGAAAATAAATGGGTAAAACCTTTTAAAAATCCAGAATATCTAAAAGCTAAAGAAAACTATGAAAAAGAATTAGCAGAAACTAGAAAAAAAATGAATGAGGTAGAACCTGAGTATAAAAAAGCTATAGCTGATGAAAGTGCTGCTTATGATATGCCAAATAGACCTAGTGATTTTTATGGAGTAGCAGATTGGCAATCTAAAACAGAAGAACAAAAAAAGGCATACTTGAGTACTTTATCTCCTTCTGGTAGAAAATATGTTGAAAATTGGGTAAAAGCATATGAAAAGCGTGTAAAATTACAAACTGCATATTTTGAATTAAATGCTTTGATAGCTGATGGAACTATTGCTAAAAAATATGGTTTCTGGGATAATCCTGCCGCTACTGCTGAACAAAAAAAATATGTTAATTTAGGTGGAGTAGATGGACTTATAAAAGATTTAGATTTAACTAGAAGTATTGCAGGTAAAAATATTGAATTTAGAGGAGTCGGAAGAATAGAAGGAACTATTGATTTAGGAGAAGGTAAAAATACATTAAAAATAGCAGAACAAATAACAGGACAATATGGAACTAATATAACATTAGGACCTTATGCTAAATTAAAAAATATAGATACTGTTGAAGTTGGGGGTTCATTAGGTCTTGATAATGCACAAGCTTCAATATCAGGTAGAACTTCTTTAAGAATGGATATAGATGCCACTAAAAAGAATAGTGAAGGGCATTATTATCAACATGCTTTAAAGGATTCTGATCCAAATATAAGATTTATAAAATATGGAACAACTAATATGGATAGTAGAAATGATTTTATGATTGAGTTATTAACAAGTAAAATCACTGAAAATGAAGCTACTATTGATATGGGAAGAAAAATAGATTACACTTGGCATGATATGAAAACTGGAAAAGATTATGATATGACTATCCCATTTGTATCAGATTCAATAGCTCATCAATTAATTAATAATAAAAAATTATCTAAAAATGGAACTTCACTTTTAGAACTAAAAACAAGAGAAGAGTTAAGAAGATTAAATAGTGACGAAAATGCTGTATACAGAAGTATTAGAAATGCAAATAGATTAGCAATTCTTGCTCCAACTCTTACAACATCTAATAAAAGGACTACTTTTAATACTGTTGATGATGAAAAAGATGCTAAGAAAAAAAGAGATTTGATAACTTATTTGAAAACAAAATCTGGTGAAGAATTATTAAATGATTTATCACAATTTAATTTAAGTGAAACAGAAAAGAAAGAAGCTTTAAATTTAATTAAGAATTTAAAAGAAAGCCAAGATTTTAAAAATCTTATCAATAAAGAAAAGGAATTAAAAACAAAGTTAGATGAAATTAATAAATTAGAAAAAGATTCTAATTATCAAAAATTACATTTTCAAGAAATTATTGGTAAAATAGAATCAGACTTTAGTGGTTTATCTAATAAAGTTTATTCATTATATCCAAATGCAAAAGATTTAGAAAAACAATTTGAAATAGACCTTAAAAGAGAAGATACTTATACACTTGTAAAGAAAGCAGTTTTATTAGCTGACAGGAATCCTGAATTAAAAGCTAAATTAGATTCTATAAAAAATGAATTAAAAACTAAATTAAATGATACTAGGGAACTTTTGAAAAAAGACTTAGCAACTATAAAAGAGTTAAAAGCAAAATATCCTAATTCTAAGTTTGGAGATATAGAAAAAACAATAGAAACTATATTATCTGGTGATAATTTAGAAAAAACGGTGTTATCATCAAGAGATTATAATAAAAATTCAGATCTTGCTGCTCTTGTATCTGACTTTAAGAAATTAGTTTCTGATATTTCTTTACAACTAAAAGAAAAAGAAAATATTGTAAAAGCATTGGAAGAAAATGATGCTAGTATAGAACAACCTCGTTATGCAGATTATCATAGATTAAAATCTAAAATATTTTACACTATGAGAGAAGAAGAAGTTTTATCAGAATTAAAAAATATGCTTAACCAATTAAGTGATAGAAATATTTACTCTAAGTTAAATAAAATTTCTAAAAATGAAATTTCAACTTATACAACTATTCCATTTGAAGTAACTCATGCTTTAACTGATAAGAAAAATATAGCAAGAGGTGGATTTATTTCTAATAGAACAGTTCAAGATAATTTCAAAGGAAATATTTATACAGCTTATGGACTTTATGAAACAACTGCTAACTCAAATACTAAGTATGGAGTTTTATTTGGAGGAGCCAATACAAAACATAATGAAGTATATCAAAGAAATCTTACAACTGTTGCAACTGAATCTGAAATAAAAGGTGTATCTGCTTATGTTGGAGGATATTTTAATAAACCAGTTATAAATAATTTGAATTGGATTACTGGAATTGGTACTCAATATGGAAGATATAAAGTAAAAAGAGAAATGAGAAACAATTATCAAGATTTACATTCAGAAGGTAAAGTTAATACAGCTTCATTAAATACATATAGTGGATTTATAATAAATTATCCTATACAAGAAGATGTATTTGTACAATTAAAGGGACTTTTAGCATATACTATGGTAAAACAAAGCAAAGTAAATGAAAGTGGAGATTTACCTCTTGATATAAATGGAAAAACTTATCATTATGTTGATGGAGAAGCAGGAATTAGCTTTAATAAAATTTTCTATGGAGAAGATTTAAAAAGTAGTATTTCAGCAGGAGCCTATGGAATTTTAGGTCTCTCTGGATATAAGAATAGTAATTTAGAAGGAAAAATTGATGGAAGTTCATCTTCATTTGGAATCAAAGGAGATAAAGTTAAAAGAGATGCTATAAAAATCCATTTAGATTACAATGTTCAAACTGATGTTGGATATACTTATGGACTTGAAGGTACATATATTACTAACTCAAAAGAAAATAATGTTAAAATTGGAATTAAAGGTGGATATGTATTTTAA
- a CDS encoding acetyl-CoA C-acetyltransferase: MSKVYVVAAKRSAIGSFLGTLSPLKPGDLGAQIVKNILEETKVDPANIDEVIVGNVLSAGQAQGVGRQVAIRAGIPYEVPAYSVNIICGSGMKSVITAFSNIKAGEADLVIAGGTESMSGAGFILPGAIRGGHKMADLTMKDHMILDALTDAYHNIHMGITAENIAERYGITREEQDAFALDSQLKAIAAVDSGRFKDEIAPVVIPNKKGDIIFDTDEYPNRKTDAEKLAKLKPAFKKDGSVTAGNASGLNDGASFLMLASEEAVKKYNLKPLVEIVATGTGGVDPLVMGMGPVPAIRKAFNKTDLKLKDMELIELNEAFAAQSLGVIKELCKEHGVTPEWIKERTNVNGGAIALGHPVGASGNRITVTLIYEMKKRGVEYGLASLCIGGGMGTALILKNVK, translated from the coding sequence ATGAGTAAAGTTTATGTAGTTGCAGCAAAAAGATCAGCTATTGGAAGTTTTTTAGGGACTTTATCACCTTTAAAACCAGGGGATTTAGGAGCTCAAATAGTAAAAAATATTCTTGAAGAAACAAAAGTAGATCCTGCTAATATTGATGAAGTCATAGTTGGAAATGTTTTGAGTGCAGGACAAGCTCAAGGAGTTGGAAGACAAGTTGCTATAAGAGCTGGAATCCCTTATGAAGTACCAGCTTATTCTGTAAATATAATTTGTGGAAGTGGAATGAAGTCGGTTATAACAGCTTTTTCTAATATTAAAGCAGGAGAAGCAGATCTTGTTATAGCAGGAGGAACAGAATCTATGTCTGGAGCAGGTTTTATATTACCTGGTGCAATAAGAGGTGGACATAAGATGGCTGACCTTACTATGAAGGATCACATGATATTAGATGCCTTAACAGACGCTTATCATAATATCCATATGGGAATTACTGCAGAAAATATAGCTGAAAGATATGGAATAACTAGAGAAGAACAAGATGCTTTTGCATTAGATTCTCAATTAAAAGCTATTGCAGCTGTTGATTCTGGAAGATTTAAAGATGAAATAGCTCCTGTTGTTATCCCTAATAAAAAAGGAGATATTATATTTGATACAGATGAATATCCAAACAGAAAAACAGATGCTGAAAAATTAGCTAAATTAAAACCAGCTTTCAAAAAAGATGGATCTGTTACAGCAGGTAATGCTTCTGGACTTAATGATGGAGCTTCATTCTTAATGCTAGCATCAGAAGAAGCAGTTAAGAAATATAATTTAAAACCATTAGTTGAAATAGTTGCAACTGGAACAGGAGGAGTAGATCCTTTAGTAATGGGTATGGGACCAGTTCCTGCTATTAGAAAAGCATTCAATAAAACAGATTTAAAATTAAAAGATATGGAATTAATTGAATTAAATGAAGCATTTGCTGCTCAATCATTAGGTGTTATAAAAGAACTTTGTAAAGAACATGGTGTAACTCCTGAATGGATTAAAGAAAGAACAAATGTAAATGGCGGAGCAATAGCATTAGGACACCCAGTTGGAGCTTCTGGAAACAGAATAACTGTTACATTAATCTATGAAATGAAAAAAAGAGGAGTGGAATATGGTTTAGCTTCTCTATGTATAGGTGGAGGAATGGGAACTGCTCTTATTCTTAAAAATGTAAAATAG
- the relB gene encoding type II toxin-antitoxin system RelB family antitoxin has product MSALSIRLNDDEKKIINAYAKFYNKTITQVVKEAILEKIENEFDLNELNKAIEEYEKNPVSYSSDEVWKMLGI; this is encoded by the coding sequence ATGTCAGCATTATCAATAAGATTAAATGATGATGAAAAAAAAATAATAAATGCCTATGCAAAATTTTATAATAAGACTATAACTCAGGTAGTAAAAGAAGCAATTTTAGAAAAAATAGAAAATGAATTTGACTTAAATGAACTAAATAAAGCCATTGAAGAATATGAAAAAAATCCTGTATCATATTCAAGTGATGAAGTTTGGAAAATGTTAGGAATTTAA
- a CDS encoding type II toxin-antitoxin system RelE family toxin encodes MKKYEVKFSEAAIKELKKLDKPTATMIKLWVIQNLENTINPRQHGKSLTANYSGKWRYRVGNYRLLAEIYDDEILILIFKVAHRSIVYKK; translated from the coding sequence ATGAAAAAATATGAAGTTAAATTTTCAGAAGCTGCCATAAAAGAATTAAAAAAATTGGATAAACCAACTGCTACAATGATAAAATTATGGGTAATTCAAAATCTTGAAAACACCATTAATCCAAGACAACATGGAAAATCTTTAACAGCTAATTATAGTGGTAAATGGAGATATAGGGTTGGAAATTATAGATTACTAGCTGAAATTTATGATGATGAGATACTTATTTTAATTTTTAAAGTTGCACATAGGAGTATTGTGTATAAAAAATAA
- the fabG gene encoding 3-oxoacyl-[acyl-carrier-protein] reductase: MNRLEGKVAVVTGSARGIGRAIVEKLAAHGAKMVISCDMGETSYEQGNVVHKILNVTDREAIKAFVDEVEKEYGKIDILVNNAGITKDGLLMRMTEDQWDAVINVNLKGVFNMTQAVSRSMLKARKGSIITLSSVVGLHGNAGQTNYAATKGGVVAMSKTWAKEFGGRNVRANCVAPGFIQTPMTDVLSEDTIKGMLDATPLGRLGQVEDIANTVLFLASDESSFITGEVISVSGGLML; this comes from the coding sequence ATGAATAGACTAGAAGGAAAAGTTGCAGTTGTTACTGGAAGTGCAAGAGGGATAGGAAGAGCTATTGTCGAAAAACTTGCAGCACACGGAGCAAAAATGGTTATCTCTTGTGATATGGGGGAAACATCTTATGAACAAGGAAATGTAGTTCATAAAATTTTAAATGTTACAGACAGAGAAGCTATAAAAGCATTTGTAGATGAAGTCGAAAAGGAATATGGAAAAATAGATATTCTTGTAAATAATGCAGGAATTACAAAAGATGGATTATTAATGAGAATGACAGAAGATCAATGGGATGCAGTTATAAATGTAAACTTAAAAGGAGTTTTCAATATGACACAAGCTGTATCAAGATCAATGTTAAAAGCTAGAAAAGGTTCTATTATTACTCTATCATCAGTTGTTGGATTACATGGAAATGCAGGACAAACAAACTATGCAGCAACAAAAGGTGGAGTAGTAGCAATGTCTAAAACTTGGGCAAAAGAATTTGGTGGAAGGAATGTAAGAGCTAACTGTGTTGCTCCTGGTTTTATTCAAACACCTATGACTGATGTATTGTCAGAAGATACAATAAAAGGAATGTTAGATGCTACTCCTCTTGGAAGACTTGGACAAGTTGAAGATATAGCAAATACTGTATTATTTTTAGCAAGTGATGAATCTTCATTTATAACTGGAGAAGTAATTTCTGTATCTGGTGGTTTGATGCTTTAA